AGGCTTTAGATAGGATACAAGGAGGTATATATGAAAAAAAGGTTTAGAGTTATCCTACTTACTTTACTTATTTTTGGATTGATGCCTGCACAAACAGTACGAGCTTCATCAACATCGCTTGTAGAGCTTATGGCAGGTGGCGGCAGTGAGGGAGAGGGAGAATGGGTTGTCAATTTACGGACTGATGCAAATGATACGCTCATGCTTTCTGAATTTGAACTGGAAGTTAATGATCATACGGTATCACTGCCTATCGCTTACGGTGATGATGATACAACATCCGTTTCTCTTATCACTGAAACAGATATTATGCCGCTTCTAAATGATAGTCAGCGAGAAGAATACAAAACCTTAAAAGCATCATACAATCAATCAAAGCAAACTTTTGATGACACATGTGAGGTCGTTGAATCGCTTACAGAGGACACGGATGAATGCAGCATCCTTCGACAAGATGTGACGAAGGCTCTGGATGAATTGAATCTTTATTTTGAAAAAAATCTTCAATATCGTATGAAATTCAGTACACGAGATGGAAGAAAAGGTATCTATGAGTTTAAATCAGCTCAAGAATTATTTAAGACAAAACGAATTGAACTGCCTTTAGAGGAAAACACGAATAATCCCTATCCCGATTTTGACTTAAAAGAAGGAGAGTATCTTCTTATTCGTTATGCGGGACATGGCTATTTTGGGAGTGATTATTATCGAGCTTATATTCGATTGTTTACATCGGATGATGTTTATATAGAGTCGATTGATACTTACATCAATGGAATTAAGGCGAATACACAAAAACAAGAAAAAAATGTGTTGATTCATTCTGGTTACCCAATAACAATCTCAGAATTTGAAAGTTTTCTCTATGATGAAGCACAATCTGAGGAAAGAGAACAATTAATTATTAAAGAAGAATATAAAGACTTATTGAGTACCGAACAGATTGATGCATTGCGAGATTTTTACACAATGGCAAGTCGCGCAACACCGGATCATTTGGAATATTTGAAAATTGTAGATGATATATTTAGTTTTGATATGAATATTAAAAATGGAAACGGAGATCGCGTCACGTACACGTTTAAAGATGTTTCATCTCTGAATGATGCAGTGCATGATGGTTTTATTATTAGTTTTGATCATGTTAATCTTGAAAATCATGAGGATAAAGGTTTCAATGCAAATTCAGGAAAGGAAGCAGAGCAGTTAGAATTTGATGCGAACATCTTACCGGAAACCGGTATTGGCAATCAATCCATTATTTTAGGCTGTATTTTTATTACTTTAGGGTATTACTTGAAACGTAGTTAGTTATGTTATTTTTATATTAGAGTAAAAGACACCCATTTTAGGGTGTCTTTTTGTTTTAATTTCATGTACTTACTCTCAAAATGAGCCACAAATCATGAAATGTATACTAATTTTTCACGTTTCATCCTAAAATCTTAGGGTATAATGAAAATGAATCTATTTTTAGGTCATAAGTAACATAAATTGCACAATTTTTTCATAGTGTTTTTTAAGTGTTTATAATGTATACATTTGAGTTCTTTCTCCATATAATGAACTTAAATAGGTATTTTTAACAGAAGGAGGTAATGATGAGAGATTATATGAGTGATGTCATTAGTATGATTGATTTGAATCAAAATCTTCCCTTGAATCAGATCATCTATGAAGGGTTGCGATCCGCAATTATCCATGGTGTGATTCCAATGGGAGAACGTATCAATGAAAAGCATTATGCCCAAGCACTAAATGTGAGTCGAACGCCGATACGAGAGGCGTTACACCGAATTCAAAACGAAGAGATTGTTCAATATGTGCCAAATTATGGCATTGTTGTTACTACATTTACTCATGAGGATGTCTATGAGATTTACCAAATCCGAACGGCTTTAGACATTCTCGCAACCACAAATGCAATGCGACTGATGACACCAGAACGGGAAGCTGCTATGGAGACCTTATTAACGGAGACAGAAGCGGCACAAGCTGTGGGGGATGTTGAGAAAGTCATTGCAATGTCGAAAGAGTTTAATACGATGATTTATCGTTTTGCGGAAATGCCGCGGTTAGAAACAATTCAGAATCGACTTCGAGATTATATCATTCGATTCCGAGATATATCATTAAAAGCGGATAGTCGTCGTGCTAAAGCACTCCATGAACACCGACTCATTTTCAGATGTTTAAAAAATAATGATGTCGAACAAGTTCAGATGGTAATTACGGAACATCTTCTAGAATCTCGGGATTTTATTCTTTTAGAAATGGACCGACAATTACAATATGAAAAAAAATGATCTTGTATTACTTGCTTTAAAGTCTTTAATTTTAGAAGTCAGTTTATATCCGAAACCTGGATTGGTAGATCCTATGGATTCGGGATCACACGATGATATGGATTATAATATGTTTTTAGAAAGTTGTTTTGCGTTGGTTCCTGGATTTGAAGCATACTTTGACGCTGGACTCAATCATCGTGGAACATTACCGGAACTTTTTGAGGTAATACGAAACGTTGGTATCGAAAATGAGAAGGCAATGTTTCATGCGACGGAAAATGTTAATACGCATAAAGGTGCTAATTTTCTATACGGTGTGGTTATCGCTGCTATTGCTTTCATGGACATGCCCGATTTAAAGACGCTAAGGGAAGGGATTCAGGCCATGACATCAGGACTTGTTGATGCGGAGCTTAAGTCACTTATAGTTTATAAGACCCATGGAGAGCGCATGTTTTGTGACTACGGGTTTACTGGAATACGTGGTGAGGTAGAAGCTGGGATTCCTCATGTCTTTGAAGTGGCCTTACCAATGTTAGATTCTGATAACGATAAAGTAGTTGCCCGAAAGAAAGCACTGCTTGCTTTAATGCAGTCAAATAATGATACGAATATGCTTAAACGTGGGGGGATTGAAGGTCTTGAATTTGGGAAGTCCCGTGCACACAGTCCTTACCAAGATTTAGATGAACATCTTATTCAGATGAACTACGAATTTATCGAACGTAATTTAAGTCCTGGAGGTACTGCCGATTTACTGGCTTTAAGTATTTTTATTCAAATGTATCGTGATCAACGATTAAAGGATGCTGATTAAGCATCCTTTTTATTTTTAATGTGTTCGGGCATTCGTGATGCGATAAATGCACTCAAAGTCATAGATAACACATCTGTAGGAATAAACATGAAACAGTATGAAATAAATAATTTTGAAATGGGTAATGCAATTCCGTGATAGGTTTTAAGATTAAAATACAAAATTGGAAGGGCAAGTGTATAAAGGATGGTTTCTCCGGCTACAAAGGCAAGGAAACGGCGGTTTTTAGGTAATTTATGATATAAGGTGTTAATAATATAAACCATGGGAATAAATCCTAAGATAAAACCAAATGTTGGTGACATAACGATATTTGGGCCTGACATGCCACCAGCAAAAACAGGTAAACCAATAAGTCCCATTATAATATATATTAATACTGCCATTACCGCTTGTTTTCGAGTTAATAAAAGTGCACTCAAGCAAATTGCTAAGACCTGAAGTGTAAAGGGTACAAATGGAACCGGAATTTTAATCATGGATCCAATAATGATAAATACTGAAAATAGAGATGATAGGGCTAAATCTTTAACGTTCATATTTTTTTTCTCCTTGAATACTTACTTCTCCTGAGTTTAATGTACGGATATTTTGGTCTTCATCACAAACAATGAGTTGACCTTTTTCATCAATATCCTTTACGTAGAACCGTTGTGAGAAGTCTTGATTGATATAAATGTAATGATTGATGATAAAGCATGATGAGCGATAATCGTGAATGATGGTTTTACGATTATGCGGAAAATCTGTATAGAGGTTAAAGAAACTGTCTGTGATGGTTGCGATGAGTTTATTGCGATCAATGTCCGTTTGGATATGTTGATCGAGTGATGTATAAATCTCATTCAATTCTTGAGGAAGGTTTGAATCATGGAAAACATTGAGTCCAATACCCAAAATGAGATAACGGTATTGATTGCTTTCTAAAATAATCTCACCTTCTGTAAGGATGCCTGCAAGTTTCTTGCCATCAAGGTAGATGTCGTTAAGCCATTTTATATCGACATCGAGTTGGTATAAAGTGTATAGTGCTTCTTTCACTGCCAAAGCAGCAATAATCGTAATGAGCTGGGTATCTTCTAGAGAAAGCGTCGGTACAAAAGCGAGACTCATGTAGATACCGTTTTTTGTTGGTGAATAAAACGAACGTCCTTTGCGTCCACGTCCTTCACTTTGATGATCGGTTACCACCAAAAAGGGATTCGTAAAGGTTTCAGGAATCATCGCTTTAGCCGAAGAATTTGTGGAAGGAACGCTGTCATAACAGTAAACATCTTTAATCAATTCGTATTGCAAATGACTGCGGATTGCAGCACGGGATAAATTGTTTGCGTTATGAACTAACTTGTAACCACGGTTTCGGACGGATGAAATGGTATAGCCCTTTTTACGAAGTTTATCGACTTCTTTCCATACATTGGCACGTGTCATATGAAGGATGTCGCCGATATGTTCACCGCTGATAAATGCATCTTCGTGTTCAATGAGTAAATCGAGAACGGTTTTTGGTTTCATAGTATACTCCTTTGCGAATGAAGATTAACATAAAAACACCCCATTGTAAACTTGAAATAACAAAGAGTTTACAATGGGGTGTTTTTTTAGTGTTTATTGTGACGATTTCACGTTTTCGATGAGGGTATTGATTGTATCGATTACGGTATCAAGGGTATGCTTGCGACTTCGGCTGCATCCATGTGCATCATCATCACAAATAAGACATTTACGCGGTGCAATCCCCAGATCTTTACGATTGATGCCCTCGACATCAAGATCGAAAAGGCGACCAAGCGGATGTGTATCCTCCAGGTTGACCATGGCTTCTTTCACCGCTTCAGCTTTTAAATCGCTGATGTAATAAGCTTCAGGACCAGTATGATTTTCAAGTTGACAGTCATAACATTTCGCGAATTGATCCAATTCAAAGATTCCTTGCTTGAATGCCCACTGATAATTGGGCGTTGATTTAGTAGGACCTGGAATATTCAGTTTAAAACTGATGATTGATTGGGTAGGGAATTGTTTTTTGAGGTCAGCGATTGTTTGTACACGTTTTTCACGGGCATCAAGCATTGCTTCTAAAGTTACTTCATTCATACATTAAGCTCCTTTTAATGCCGCGATTACCTGTTTGCCTTCTTCACTGATAAAAAACGCAAAGGTTGTTTCTGGGACAAAGTGTCGCACGGCATCAAGGTTTTCTTCAGCGAGCAGTGAACGGACCTTGGTTGCGGAAATAATACTTTCCTCATTTCCGATACGATCGACAATTTCTAAATCAAGTTTTCCCTTAAATTCTTCCTGCAAGGCCTCATTATAGATGTTTGTGGCATTTGAAAACGGCTCAGAACCGACATAACGTTTGGTTATGTTTAGGGCTGGAGCGATGTGGTGCGCAAATACACGGGCATCAAGTCGTGCTTGGACAAAGGTCACATCATCATCTTCTTTTAAAAAGTAAGAAGGGAAGGTAGCGCTTGAAACCATATAATTCTCAGTTGGAAGGACCTTCACATTTTTAAGATGTGCAGTACCTAGACGTACAAGCTCAATACGTTGTGCTGCTTTAAATGCACTCATTTCTTCACTCAATACAAAAACATAGACG
This genomic stretch from Erysipelothrix rhusiopathiae harbors:
- a CDS encoding triphosphoribosyl-dephospho-CoA synthase codes for the protein MKKNDLVLLALKSLILEVSLYPKPGLVDPMDSGSHDDMDYNMFLESCFALVPGFEAYFDAGLNHRGTLPELFEVIRNVGIENEKAMFHATENVNTHKGANFLYGVVIAAIAFMDMPDLKTLREGIQAMTSGLVDAELKSLIVYKTHGERMFCDYGFTGIRGEVEAGIPHVFEVALPMLDSDNDKVVARKKALLALMQSNNDTNMLKRGGIEGLEFGKSRAHSPYQDLDEHLIQMNYEFIERNLSPGGTADLLALSIFIQMYRDQRLKDAD
- a CDS encoding biotin transporter BioY — encoded protein: MNVKDLALSSLFSVFIIIGSMIKIPVPFVPFTLQVLAICLSALLLTRKQAVMAVLIYIIMGLIGLPVFAGGMSGPNIVMSPTFGFILGFIPMVYIINTLYHKLPKNRRFLAFVAGETILYTLALPILYFNLKTYHGIALPISKLFISYCFMFIPTDVLSMTLSAFIASRMPEHIKNKKDA
- the citX gene encoding citrate lyase holo-[acyl-carrier protein] synthase encodes the protein MNEVTLEAMLDAREKRVQTIADLKKQFPTQSIISFKLNIPGPTKSTPNYQWAFKQGIFELDQFAKCYDCQLENHTGPEAYYISDLKAEAVKEAMVNLEDTHPLGRLFDLDVEGINRKDLGIAPRKCLICDDDAHGCSRSRKHTLDTVIDTINTLIENVKSSQ
- a CDS encoding GntR family transcriptional regulator — protein: MRDYMSDVISMIDLNQNLPLNQIIYEGLRSAIIHGVIPMGERINEKHYAQALNVSRTPIREALHRIQNEEIVQYVPNYGIVVTTFTHEDVYEIYQIRTALDILATTNAMRLMTPEREAAMETLLTETEAAQAVGDVEKVIAMSKEFNTMIYRFAEMPRLETIQNRLRDYIIRFRDISLKADSRRAKALHEHRLIFRCLKNNDVEQVQMVITEHLLESRDFILLEMDRQLQYEKK
- a CDS encoding biotin--[acetyl-CoA-carboxylase] ligase, yielding MKPKTVLDLLIEHEDAFISGEHIGDILHMTRANVWKEVDKLRKKGYTISSVRNRGYKLVHNANNLSRAAIRSHLQYELIKDVYCYDSVPSTNSSAKAMIPETFTNPFLVVTDHQSEGRGRKGRSFYSPTKNGIYMSLAFVPTLSLEDTQLITIIAALAVKEALYTLYQLDVDIKWLNDIYLDGKKLAGILTEGEIILESNQYRYLILGIGLNVFHDSNLPQELNEIYTSLDQHIQTDIDRNKLIATITDSFFNLYTDFPHNRKTIIHDYRSSCFIINHYIYINQDFSQRFYVKDIDEKGQLIVCDEDQNIRTLNSGEVSIQGEKKYER